The following proteins come from a genomic window of Rutidosis leptorrhynchoides isolate AG116_Rl617_1_P2 chromosome 10, CSIRO_AGI_Rlap_v1, whole genome shotgun sequence:
- the LOC139872795 gene encoding pre-mRNA cleavage factor Im 25 kDa subunit 2, producing MVSASSSSSIVNTYPLSSYSFGTKEPKMEKDTSVADRLARMKQNYFKEGMRTSVEAILLVQEHNHPHILLLQIGNTFCKLPGGRLKPGENEVEGLKRKLSSKLAANSPNMQPNWQIGECVAVWWRPNFETIMYPYCPPHISKPKECKKLYVVHLSEREYFAVPKNLKLLAVPLFELYDNVQRYGPVISTIPQQLSRFQFNMIHA from the exons ATGGttagtgcatcatcatcatcatcaatcgtaAACACATATCCTTTATCAAGCTACTCTTTTGGTACCAAAGAACCAAAAATGGAAAAAGACACTTCCGTTGCTGATCGTCTTGCTCGTATGAAACAAAA CTATTTTAAGGAAGGTATGAGGACCAGTGTTGAAGCAATCTTACTG GTGCAAGAGCATAATCATCCTCACATTCTTCTTCTACAAATTGGAAACACATTCTGTAAACTTCCCGGTGGCCGACTAAAGCCTGGAGAAAATG AAGTTGAAGGGTTAAAAAGGAAATTGTCAAGCAAACTTGCTGCAAATTCACCTAATATGCAACCTAATTGGCAG ATTGGTGAGTGTGTGGCTGTATGGTGGAGGCCAAACTTCGAAACAATTATGTACCCGTATTGCCCTCCACACATCTCGAAACCTAAG GAATGCAAGAAACTTTATGTTGTACACTTGTCGGAAAGAGAGTATTTTGCAGTGCCCAAAAATCTGAAACTTCTTGCTGTTCCTTTGTTTGAGCTTTACGATAATGTTCAG AGATATGGACCAGTAATTTCAACGATACCACAGCAGCTTTCGAGATTTCAATTCAATATGATCCATGCATAA